The Bacillus carboniphilus genome contains a region encoding:
- a CDS encoding TetR/AcrR family transcriptional regulator → MSPKVSQEHKERRRAKILDAARNVFIKYGFEKATMKHIMEESSVSRGGLYQYFSNKEDVMKVVLEEELDVFSEKINATLSNQPSSYWKTLQELLLTSHDDNNEVLTDPLTPAKIEFHLTSKNDEQRLIFAKKRYKHFLNIYARIIKEGQQKGEFSSKYEAEVIAGSIISFTDGVYIGYDVLSKEVELKKQMNLFVDSLKFTLGVEH, encoded by the coding sequence ATGTCTCCAAAAGTTAGCCAAGAACATAAAGAGCGGCGTCGAGCGAAAATTTTAGACGCTGCCAGAAACGTATTTATAAAGTATGGATTTGAAAAAGCAACAATGAAACATATTATGGAAGAATCTAGCGTAAGTAGAGGTGGACTTTACCAATACTTTTCTAATAAAGAAGACGTCATGAAGGTGGTCTTGGAAGAAGAGCTAGACGTATTTTCAGAAAAGATTAACGCAACATTAAGTAATCAACCATCTTCTTATTGGAAAACACTCCAAGAATTATTGTTAACCTCACATGACGATAATAATGAGGTTCTTACTGATCCTTTGACCCCAGCAAAAATTGAGTTCCACCTTACGAGTAAAAACGATGAACAACGATTAATCTTTGCCAAAAAACGTTACAAACATTTCTTAAATATTTATGCTCGTATTATTAAAGAAGGACAACAAAAAGGAGAGTTTTCCAGCAAATACGAAGCAGAAGTAATTGCGGGATCGATTATCTCCTTCACCGATGGCGTATATATCGGTTACGATGTATTATCAAAAGAAGTCGAACTAAAAAAACAAATGAACTTATTTGTAGATAGCTTAAAATTTACACTCGGGGTAGAACATTAA
- a CDS encoding MFS transporter, with the protein MNSNIKKNKNYLTLITAQLISSLGDWLSIIAVITLVGLKWEATSLQISFIILSLALPMAIFGPFSGIIADRFNRKGLMIVSDVFRAVFIIGLAFANSIWIVYACLFMTGLFASVFVPAKNGKLKEVVPLEDMKSAMSITSMIDSGTKVLGPLLSGLLVSLFGTQFVFYIDSVTFIVSAALISLLPASVNEMTQTPLEKRSFKEDLVEGMSFIKSNSFLYVGLIFLGTSLLILQLSDSQAIVLMRQIPSFSANQFGLFVATVGIGTFICGSILAKKTDYHAFKLMLSGVCLIGCGFSILAILTVLNLPLFIVWGSILGLMVGFAAGLVFIPFQASVQIKTPTNLTGRVFGVINSVSTTATIVGPLLGGILVTVIGIIPTFILTGSLLIFSFAIGLFFRSNIERGKLDVSKS; encoded by the coding sequence AACTCTAATATAAAGAAAAACAAAAATTATCTCACTTTAATTACTGCACAACTCATTTCCAGTCTCGGAGATTGGTTAAGTATTATAGCTGTTATTACATTAGTAGGATTGAAGTGGGAAGCTACATCTTTACAAATCTCATTCATTATATTGTCTCTGGCACTACCTATGGCAATATTCGGCCCCTTTTCAGGTATAATTGCTGACCGCTTCAACCGTAAAGGCTTAATGATTGTCTCTGACGTATTTAGAGCCGTTTTTATCATTGGATTAGCCTTTGCCAATTCTATCTGGATTGTTTACGCTTGCTTATTTATGACCGGTCTTTTCGCTTCTGTCTTTGTACCAGCTAAAAACGGTAAACTAAAAGAAGTAGTTCCCCTAGAAGATATGAAAAGCGCCATGTCTATTACTTCAATGATTGATTCAGGTACAAAAGTTTTAGGCCCCTTGTTAAGTGGGTTGCTTGTTTCTCTATTTGGTACACAGTTTGTATTTTATATTGATTCTGTTACCTTTATTGTTTCTGCTGCACTCATCTCCCTCTTACCAGCTTCAGTTAATGAAATGACGCAAACCCCTTTAGAAAAACGTTCTTTCAAGGAAGACCTTGTAGAGGGTATGAGCTTTATAAAGAGCAACTCATTCTTATATGTTGGATTAATATTTTTAGGAACGAGCTTGTTAATCCTACAGCTCTCAGACTCCCAAGCCATTGTCTTAATGAGACAAATACCAAGCTTTTCAGCTAATCAATTTGGCTTGTTCGTTGCAACGGTTGGAATAGGTACATTTATTTGTGGGTCGATTCTGGCAAAAAAGACAGACTATCACGCTTTTAAGCTGATGCTTTCAGGGGTTTGTTTAATCGGTTGTGGTTTTAGTATACTAGCTATATTGACTGTTTTAAATTTACCTTTATTTATCGTGTGGGGATCTATATTGGGACTAATGGTTGGGTTTGCAGCAGGTTTAGTCTTTATTCCTTTTCAAGCCTCTGTTCAAATCAAAACACCAACAAATTTAACTGGGCGTGTGTTTGGCGTCATTAATAGCGTTTCAACAACGGCTACTATTGTTGGTCCATTACTAGGAGGAATCCTCGTCACAGTGATTGGAATCATCCCGACGTTTATTCTTACGGGTTCACTATTGATTTTTTCATTTGCGATCGGATTATTTTTTAGAAGTAACATAGAAAGAGGGAAGTTAGATGTCTCCAAAAGTTAG